From Mytilus galloprovincialis chromosome 9, xbMytGall1.hap1.1, whole genome shotgun sequence, the proteins below share one genomic window:
- the LOC143046203 gene encoding germ cell-less protein-like 1 — translation MGNKLAKLSSPNRQSDKGTTSLKRKRLQDNDSTDEEEEMHTPKKKRLPSTSKYIYQKLFIDGENSDITITASGKEWFLHKVYLSQSPYFSCMFNGSWSESSSKNVVIDVADPNIDETALKITFGSLYQDYIFIKPVEVVGVLATAILLQLEGLIQHCKELMTDTLSSKMVHIYYEASQMYGLQELEKDCFNWLLSNFLANKQDQNFLKNISIDLMTRLVVSPDLYVMQVEVDVYSQLKKWVFLQENPSWDSTAKNLTTDAADYFKQLHKENPSECFLKTEKGNLYLPVFCKIRWQHVINDLASLKLVEDDKVFHLAWIQPFFEQQWKKMLTIEQGRDHGPDDVPEEDIFNKNCFRCGRALPVEGDYCWRWVGYSYGIDLLVSYSNSLISIKRNTHSQLCPGAVSLHPYRSIAYRIKVASVDEKGRTTTDKSTVLTRINLLQDTEHVVMLLDKKFKFPLYVSMNIMVSSNNDFQFDLEPSRLLNKDRSVQTIAAASS, via the exons ATGGGGAACAAATTAGCAAAGCTTAGTAGTCCAAATCGTCAATCAGATAAGGGAACCACGTCATTAAAAAGAAAAAGGTTGCAGGATAATGATTCGACAGACGAAGAAGAGGAAATGCACACCCCTAAAAA aaaacGACTGCCTTCAACTTCAAAATATATCTACCAGAAATTATTTATAGATGGAGAAAATAGTGACATTACAATTACAGCTTCCGGGAAAGAATGGTTTCTCCATAAAGTTTACTTGTCACAG TCTCCGTATTTTTCCTGTATGTTTAATGGATCCTGGTCAGAATCGTCCAGTAAAAATGTTGTTATAGATGTAGCAGATCCTAATATTGATGAAACAG caTTAAAGATAACATTTGGATCTTTGTATCAAGATTATATATTCATTAAACCAGTAGAAGTCGTTGGTGTCTTAGCAACTGCTATTTTATTACAATTA GAAGGACTAATACAGCATTGTAAGGAACTGATGACAGATACTCTAAG CTCAAAGATGGTGCATATATATTATGAAGCTAGTCAGATGTATGGACTGCAGGAGTTagaaaaagattgttttaattggtTGTTGTCTAATTTTCTAGCAAATAAACAAGATCAGAATTTTCTTAAGAACATAAG TATAGACTTAATGACGAGGTTGGTAGTTTCTCCAGATTTATATGTGATGCAAGTAGAAGTTGATGTTTATTCACAGCTCAAAAAG TGGGTATTTTTACAAGAGAATCCTAGCTGGGACAGTACTGCAAAGAATCTGACCACAGATGCTGCTGACTATTTTAAACAGTTACATAAAG aAAATCCTTCAGAATGTTTCCTGAAAACGGAGAAAGGAAATTTATATTTACCTGTGTTTTGTAAAATAAGATGGCAGCATGTTATCAATGATCTGGCTTCTCTCAAACTTGTAGAAGATGACAAGGTCTTCCATCTTG CGTGGATACAACCTTTTTTTGAACAACAATGGAAGAAAATGTTAACTATAGAACAAGGACGGGATCATGG ACCTGATGATGTGCCAGAAGAAGATATATTCAATAAGAATTGTTTTAGATGTGGAAGGGCTCTACCTGTAGAAGGAGAT TACTGTTGGAGGTGGGTTGGTTACAGTTATGGCATAGATCTGTTAGTATCATACTCAAATAGTCTGATCTCAATAAAACGTAATACACATAGTCAACTCTGTCCTGGTGCAGTCAGTCTTCATCCTTATCGTAGTATAGCCTATAG aataaaagtAGCCTCAGTAGATGAAAAAGGAAGAACAACAACAGACAAATCTACAGTCCTAACAAGAATTAATCTACTACAAGATACG GAACATGTAGTTATGCTGTTAGACAAGAAGTTTAAGTTTCCACTGTATGTTAGTATGAACATTATGGTATCTTCCAACAATGACTTTCAGTTTGACCTTGAGCCATCCAGACTTTTGAATAAAGATAGATCTGTACAAACTATTGCTGCAGCTTCCTCTTGA